The genomic interval GCGGCAAGCGCCGTCGCCGAGGCCCACGCCGCCCGATTTGGCGAGGGGGGCGGGACGGGGATCGCACTGCGCTTCGGTGCGTTCTACGCCGCGGACTCGGCGCAGATCGCGCTGCTGGTCCGGACGCTGCGCCGCGGTCTGCTGGCCCTGCCGGAGCCGGCCGGCGGTCACCGGCCGTGGGTGCACGTCGACGATGCCGCGGCGGCGGTCGTCGCCGCGCTCGAGGCACCCGCCGGCGTCTACAACGTCGTCGAGGACGACCCGTTGACCGGCGCGGCACACCTGGACGTGCTCCGCGAGGTGTTCGGCCGGCGGGTGCACGGCCTGCCCGGGTGGCTGGCGGTCGGCCCGCAACTGCGGCTGGTGATGCGTTCGCAGCGCGTGTCGAACCGACGGTTGCGCGGCGCCACGCGGTGGCGGCCGACGTTCGACCGCCGTGCGGGGTGGCTGCAGGTACTCGACCGCGTCGCGACGGTGCCCGACCATGCGTAGCCGGCGGATCGCACTGGGCGCGCTCGCGGCCGTCGCCGCGACGGTCGGTGTGTGGGCGCTGCTGGCGCCCGGCTCCTTCTACAGCGACTTCCCGTTCGGACGTGCGTGGGTCGCCGTCGACGGACCGTTCAACGAACATCTGATCCGCGACGTCGGCGCGCTGAACCTCGGACTCGCGGTGGTCGCGGCCGTGGCGGCGTACCGCGCCGAGCCCGCGCTCGTGCGGTTGGCGGCGGCAGCGGCGCTCGTGGTCGGCGCTCCGCACCTGCTGTACCACACGCTGCACCTCGACGGACTCGCACCGCTCGATGCCGCCATGAACGTGGTGACGCTCGGTCTCGGCGTGATCGTGCCCACCTGGCTGGCGTGGTCGCCGGCCCCGCGGGCACGATCTGACGCAGCGCCGCGCCGTCACACCGCGATCGGAGCAGACCGATGACCACCGATGACGTCGTGTCTGCCAACCAGGGACGGCTGTTCGGCATCGCCTACCGCATGCTCGGCGAGGTCGGTGAGGCCGAGGACGCCGTGCAGGAGGCGTTCCTGCGGTGGACCCGGGCCGATCAGGCGGAGATCGCCAACCCCGCCGGATGGCTCACGACGGTCATGTCGCGGATCTGCCTGGACCGTCTGAAGTCCGCCCAGCGCCGGCGGGAGACGTACGTGGGGCCGTGGCTGCCCGAGCCGTTGGCCACCGACGACGCGGATCCGGCGGACCTGGCGGGTACCGCCGACACCCTGAACCTGGCGTTCCTGGTCGTGCTCGAGCAGTTGTCGCCGGTCGAGCGCGCCGTGTTCCTGCTGCACGACGTGTTCGGCTACCGCCACGACGAGATCGCCTCCATGCTCGACCGCTCACCCGCGGCCGTGCGGCAGGCCGCGTCGCGCGCGCGTGCGCACCTGGCCGAGCGACGTCCCCGGTACGAGCGGGACGCGCAGCGGCGTGACGACGTGGCGCGGGCATTCGTCGACGCGGTGGCCGGCGCCGACCTCGATGCGCTGATGGCGGTGCTGGCTCCCGACGTGACGTTCGTCGCCGACGGAGGTGGCGTCGTGTCGGCCGCGCGGCATCCGCAGCACGGAGCGGAGCGCGTCGCCCAGGTCATCCTGTCGCTGGCGCGGCTGCGGCCGTTGGACTGGACATTCTCGGTGCGCGAGCTCAACGGCGAGCCCGGCATCTGCGTCCACCGGGCGGACGGGGCCATCGACAGCGCGTGGATCCTGCACGCGGCGGACGGGCGGATCAGGGGCATCGACGTGCTCCGCAACCCGGCGAAGCTGGCGAACCTGTCGCAGCGCGAACCGGGATCATGACCCGGGAGCGCCGGTACCGGTGGCGCACTGGTCACGTCCGGTGTGATCGGCTACGTTCCGCCCCGTCGACAGCGGCGGCCAGGAGCGACGATGACCGCAGGCGCGCACGGGGGGCCGACGCTGAGCCCGAGCACGAGGGTGCGGATCACCCCGTTCACGCCGCGGGTCGAGGCGGCGGGCGTCCGCGCGTACACCGTGTACAACCACACGCTGCTCCCGGTGACGTTCCGATCGTTGGACGAGGACTACTGGCACCTGACCGAGCACGTCCAGCTGTGGGACGTGTCATGCCAGCGCCAGGTCGAGGTGCGGGGACCCGACGCCGCGCGGCTGGTGCAGCTGCTGACCCCCAGGGATCTGTCCACGGCGCGGCCCGGGCGCTGCCTGTACGCACCGCTGGTCGACGCTGACGGGGGTGTCGTCAACGACCCGGTCATCTCGGTCCTGGACGACGACCGCTTCTGGCTGTCGATCGCGGACGCCGACGTCGACCTGTGGGTCGCCGGCCTCGCACACGGCCTCGGGCTGGACGCCGCGGTCACCACGCCGCCGGTCGCGCCGCTCGCGGTGCAGGGACCCAAGGCGGAGGACCTCGTGGCCCGCGTGCTCGGCGACGTCGTCCGCGACATCCGCTTCTTCCGCTTCAGCCACGTGGCCTTCGCCGGTCATCCGCTGATGGTGGCCCGCACCGGCTGGAGCCGGCAGGGCGGCTTCGAGATCTACGTCGACCGCGTCGACCTCGCGCTCCCGCTGTGGGACGCGCTGTGGGACGCCGGCCAGGACCTGGACGTCGCCGCCGGCGGCCCCAACCTGATCGAGCGGATCGAGGGCGGGCTGCTGTCGTACGGCGCGGACATGACGCGCGCCCACAACCCGTTCGAGTGCCGCTTCGAGCGGTACTGCCACGTCGACCGGCCCATCACGTTCCTCGCCCGCGCCGCCTTGGAGGAGGTCGCCGCCCGTGGCGCCCTGCGCAGGATCATGGGCCTGGAGCTGGATGCCACCGCGCTCCCGCCGTGTGTCATGCCGTGGCCCGTGACGGTCGGCGGCCAGCGCGTCGGTGAGGTGACCTCGGCGGCGGTCTCACCCGCCCGGCGGCGCGGCGTCGCGATCGCGATGCTCGACCGCACGCACGCGCGACCAGGCACGGACCTGACCGTCACGATGCCGGACGGCGTCACGGCGGCGACGGTCTCGGAGCTGCCGTTCCGGCCGCCGGGGTCATGAGGCCGGCAGCCTGTGCAACCACGACACCGCCGCCTCACCGGTGCAGGCGTTCACGGCGCAACGGGAACACAAGCGGCGGCACCCCTGTCTGCGAATCATCGACGATGACGACGAAGACATCGACGACTCCCAGCGCCACTTCCACCGACGACCAAGGACGGACGACGTGAGGACCATCAAGCACTGGATCAACGGGGAACCGGCCATCGGCGACTCGACCCGAGCCGCGCCCGTGTGGAATCCCGCGACGGGCCAGCAGCAGGCGGAGGTCGTGCTCGCCTCGACCACCGACGTCGACGCCGCCGTGGGGGCCGCCGCGGCGGCATTCGAGGAGTGGTCGCACACGTCGTTGTCGCGGCGGACCAGCATCCTGTTCAACTTCCGCGAGCTGATCAACGACCGCACTGACGAGCTGACGGAGATCGTCTCCGACGAGCATGGCAAGGTGCTGTCGGACGCCAAGGGTGAGGTGCAACGCGGGCTCGAGGTCGTCGAGTTTGCGTGCGGCATCCCGCAGCTGCTCAAGGGCGAGTACTCCGATCAGGTGTCGGCCGACGTCGACGCGTTCAGCTACCGCGAGCCGCTCGGGGTCTGTGCGGGCATCACGCCCTTCAACTTCCCGATGATGGTCCCGATGTGGATGCATCCCGTCGCGATCGCGTGCGGCAACACGTTCGTGCTCAAGCCCAGCGAACGCGATCCGTCGGTGTCAGAGCGCGTGGCCGAGCTGTGGGCCGAGGCCGGCCTGCCCGGCGGGGTCTTCAATGTCGTCCACGGCGACAACGAAGCCGTCGACGCCCTGCTCGAGCATTCGGACGTGGCGGCGGTGTCATTCGTCGGATCGACCCCGACCGCCAGGTACATCCACGGTCGCGCCAACGAGCACGGCAAGCGGGTCCAGGCGCTGGGTGGCGCGAAGAACCACGCCATCGTGCTGCCGGACGCCGACCTGGACTTCGCGAGCGACCACCTCGTCGCGGCGGCGTTCGGCTCCGCGGGCGAGCGGTGCATGGCGGTCTCGGCGGCCGTCGCCGTCGGTTCGTCGGGCGACGCGCTCAACGAAATGCTACACAACAAGGGCGCAGCGGTGAAGGTCGGCCCAGGCCGTGACCCGGCCAGCGAGATGGGGCCGGTGGTCACCAAGCAGGCGCAGGAGCGGATCCTTGGCTACATCGAATCGGGCGAGCAGGCCGGCGCGAAGGTGACGCTCGACGGCCGCGGCCTGGTGGTCGAGGGCCACGAGGAGGGCTTCTGGGTCGGGCCGACCGTGCTGGACCACGTCACGACCGACATGGAGGTCTACACCGACGAGATCTTCGGGCCGGTCCTGTCGGTCGTGCGCAGCGACACCGTCGACGACGCGATCGCGCTGATCAACGCCAACCCCTATGGCAACGGCACCGCCATCTTCACCAACAGCGGCGAGGCGGCCCGGCGATTCCACCGTGGAGTCAACGTCGGAATGGTCGGCATCAACGTGCCGGTCCCGGTGCCGATGGCCTACCACTCGTTCGGCGGCTGGAAGGCCTCGCTGTTCGGCGCCAGCGGGGTCCATGGGCCCGAGGGCGTGACGTTCTACACCCAGAGCAAGAAGGTCACTGTCCGCTGGCCCCACGTCCACCACGCGTCGGGCGCCAGCTACGACATGCCGACCGCCGACTAGACGCGGCACGCCACGCAGCATCACGACACCGGCTCCTCGACAAGGTGGCCGCGTGAGGATACGAGTGCGTGGAGTTCGCGCCCGCGCCCATCTGGTGGCCCCAGGGTGTCGCTCGAGCGCCCGCGGGCATTCTTCACCTCGGGCGTCGACCCCGACGGCCGCGTGCAGGGACGCCGAGGAGGTCGCATGACGGAGGAAGAGGTCGAGCGGTCCGCGCGCCGGCTGCGCTGGGGCATGGTCGGCGGCGGCAAGGGATCGACGATCGGCGACTCACACCGCCGGGCGGGCAGGTACGACGGCCGGTTCGACCTCGTGGCTGGCGTGTTCGCGACCGATCCGGGTCGCAGCCGCGACTTCGCGGCGGGACTGGGCATCGCCAGAGAACGCCAGTACGGGACGTGGGAGGAAATGGCCGAACGCGAGGCGGAACGCGAGGACGGCATCGAGGCCGTCACGATCTGCACGCCCAACGACAGCCACCACGCGGTCGCCTCCGCGTTCCTCGATCAGGGCATCGACGTCCTCTGCGATAAGCCGTTGACGACGTCGGTGGATGACGCACTCGACCTGGTGCGTCGGCAGCGCGACACCGGGCTGGTGTTCGCGGTGACCTACAACTACACGGGCTATGTCATGGTCCGCCACGCCCGGGACCTGCTGGCCAGTGGAGAACTCGGCGCGGTGCGGCTGGTGCAGGTGGAGTTCGCATCGGGCTGGGCCGCGACCCTGCTGGAGGCCGAGGGCCACCGGCAGGCGTCGTGGCGGACCGATCCCGCCAGCGCCGGAGCGTCCAGCGTCGTTGCCGACCTCGGCACGCACGCGCAGCACCTCGCCGAGTTCGTGACAGGCCTGCGTGTGCAGCGCGTCGCCGCGGACCTCTCGACACTGGTGCCGGGACGTACGGCCGACGACAACGCGCACGTCATGCTGCGCTTCCCCGGCGAGGTCCCCGGGCTGTTGTGGGTGACCATGGCCGCCGCCGGACAGTTGCACGGGCTGCGCCTGCGGGTCTTCGCGGAGCGAGGAGGGCTGGAGTGGTCGCAGGAGTGGCCGAACGAGCTGACCGTACGGCCGCTCGAAGG from Euzebyales bacterium carries:
- a CDS encoding dimethylsulfoniopropionate demethylase, which gives rise to MTAGAHGGPTLSPSTRVRITPFTPRVEAAGVRAYTVYNHTLLPVTFRSLDEDYWHLTEHVQLWDVSCQRQVEVRGPDAARLVQLLTPRDLSTARPGRCLYAPLVDADGGVVNDPVISVLDDDRFWLSIADADVDLWVAGLAHGLGLDAAVTTPPVAPLAVQGPKAEDLVARVLGDVVRDIRFFRFSHVAFAGHPLMVARTGWSRQGGFEIYVDRVDLALPLWDALWDAGQDLDVAAGGPNLIERIEGGLLSYGADMTRAHNPFECRFERYCHVDRPITFLARAALEEVAARGALRRIMGLELDATALPPCVMPWPVTVGGQRVGEVTSAAVSPARRRGVAIAMLDRTHARPGTDLTVTMPDGVTAATVSELPFRPPGS
- a CDS encoding Gfo/Idh/MocA family oxidoreductase — its product is MTEEEVERSARRLRWGMVGGGKGSTIGDSHRRAGRYDGRFDLVAGVFATDPGRSRDFAAGLGIARERQYGTWEEMAEREAEREDGIEAVTICTPNDSHHAVASAFLDQGIDVLCDKPLTTSVDDALDLVRRQRDTGLVFAVTYNYTGYVMVRHARDLLASGELGAVRLVQVEFASGWAATLLEAEGHRQASWRTDPASAGASSVVADLGTHAQHLAEFVTGLRVQRVAADLSTLVPGRTADDNAHVMLRFPGEVPGLLWVTMAAAGQLHGLRLRVFAERGGLEWSQEWPNELTVRPLEGPHRTIARGSPEMLPSAARASRMWAGHPEGFAAAFGTVYDDAWSAITARRAGSDPRAAAPDLPTVDDGARGVQFVDAVVRSHRIDGAWVDVPAHIG
- a CDS encoding RNA polymerase sigma-70 factor, coding for MTTDDVVSANQGRLFGIAYRMLGEVGEAEDAVQEAFLRWTRADQAEIANPAGWLTTVMSRICLDRLKSAQRRRETYVGPWLPEPLATDDADPADLAGTADTLNLAFLVVLEQLSPVERAVFLLHDVFGYRHDEIASMLDRSPAAVRQAASRARAHLAERRPRYERDAQRRDDVARAFVDAVAGADLDALMAVLAPDVTFVADGGGVVSAARHPQHGAERVAQVILSLARLRPLDWTFSVRELNGEPGICVHRADGAIDSAWILHAADGRIRGIDVLRNPAKLANLSQREPGS
- a CDS encoding NAD(P)-dependent oxidoreductase: MRIFIAGATGVLGRRVVPALVGRHHTVTAVARGPARAASLRAQGAEPIAVDLFDATAVATTVEGHDAVVNLATAIPPPSRMARRSAWHTTDRLRTEAAGNLVDGALATGAARYVQEALAFVYPDRGTEWIDERAPLDPPSFAAASAVAEAHAARFGEGGGTGIALRFGAFYAADSAQIALLVRTLRRGLLALPEPAGGHRPWVHVDDAAAAVVAALEAPAGVYNVVEDDPLTGAAHLDVLREVFGRRVHGLPGWLAVGPQLRLVMRSQRVSNRRLRGATRWRPTFDRRAGWLQVLDRVATVPDHA
- a CDS encoding CoA-acylating methylmalonate-semialdehyde dehydrogenase, whose translation is MRTIKHWINGEPAIGDSTRAAPVWNPATGQQQAEVVLASTTDVDAAVGAAAAAFEEWSHTSLSRRTSILFNFRELINDRTDELTEIVSDEHGKVLSDAKGEVQRGLEVVEFACGIPQLLKGEYSDQVSADVDAFSYREPLGVCAGITPFNFPMMVPMWMHPVAIACGNTFVLKPSERDPSVSERVAELWAEAGLPGGVFNVVHGDNEAVDALLEHSDVAAVSFVGSTPTARYIHGRANEHGKRVQALGGAKNHAIVLPDADLDFASDHLVAAAFGSAGERCMAVSAAVAVGSSGDALNEMLHNKGAAVKVGPGRDPASEMGPVVTKQAQERILGYIESGEQAGAKVTLDGRGLVVEGHEEGFWVGPTVLDHVTTDMEVYTDEIFGPVLSVVRSDTVDDAIALINANPYGNGTAIFTNSGEAARRFHRGVNVGMVGINVPVPVPMAYHSFGGWKASLFGASGVHGPEGVTFYTQSKKVTVRWPHVHHASGASYDMPTAD